The Ectothiorhodospiraceae bacterium 2226 region TCCATCGCCTCATAAAGCTGCGCGAGGCGCCGGATCTCCGCCATATGGCGCCTTAGCTTGCGCCGGCGCCCGCCCGAGGCAGCCACCACCCGCCCCAGTCCCTCCTCCCGCGCCAGGCTGCAGGCAAGCGCAGCGGATTCGATCAAGTCCTCGCTGTCACTCTCCGTCGATGCAATGCCGACGCTGGCGCTGATCGGCGCCCGCCGCCGCGCCGTCCCAACCCGCCGGCTCTGGAGCGCGTGCAAGATCCCGCGCGCCCGACGGCGCGCTTCGGCCTCATCGGCCCCGTCCAACAGCAGCCCGAACTTACCGGTGCCGAGCCAGACCACCAGGTCCTCCGGCCCCGCGTGCGCCTCCAGCACCTCCTCCAGCGTCCCACGCAGCAGATCGGCGCCGCCGCGCCCGAGCAGCGCCGTGGAGGCGATGAAGTGATCCAGACCGAGGAACAGGAAGGCTTGCGCACCCGCCCTGCCGCCGCCGGCATGCGCAATCCGCTGCTGGAGCAAGGCGTGGTTACCGACATGCCGCGCGTGATCGGCCATACGGTCTCCGCCGGCCGAGGCGGCCGGGTCGTGCGGTGGGAAAGGGTCCTTCGTCAAAACATAGCACAGGGCCCCGGCGCGCCGATCACGCGGGCGCCCGCTGGGCCCGTCCGCCACTGGCGCCTAAGTATCCAAGAGCGGCGGACTTTGGCGGCCGACCCGTGCTCCCCCACGCACGCGTTCAAGGCGGGGGTGCCTCAATGCGCCTTTGACCTTGTTCATTACCTCGCGCAGGACGTGGACATACCGCACCAGCGCGTGGGCGCTCCGATCCGCCAGATTCACCGTGAAGCCATACGTCCTCCCGGAACGCTGGCGCGTCGGTAGCGCATCGTTCAGTTCGTCCTCGTCAAATGTTGGGCTTCCTTCGTCAGCCCATATATGGTCTCCTCCCCGCTTGCAAGATACCGTGTGTTTCAGACAGTGACAGGATTGCTTCCATATATCCGGCCTGTTGATGAGGAGATGTCTTCTCTGGCCTTGATGTGAGCTGCGCGTATCGTCCTCATCAACCTATCGGCTTGAATCAGCCTATGGGCATAGCAGGTTTTCAATACGCCGGTCTTACCTGTGATGTCATCACTTCACGTTATCTTCGCAATCGTCGGCAGGTTACCTCAAACTCAGTATCGTTATCGTATCCGCTCAGGCGGGGCAATATTTGGTGTCGTTCCGTAACAGCGCCCAGCCCATACGGGCCAGTTTGTTGGCCAGCGCGACGGCGGTTTTGTTGATGCCCCGTCGTTCGCACAGTCGGTTAATCCATTGACTCAATTTATCGTCCTTGGCCTTGGCGTGCAGCACCACACTGCGCGCGCCGTGGACTAGCAGGCTGCGTAAATAGCCGTCGCCCTTCTTGCTGATCCCCAGCAATACCTCCTTGCCGCCGCTGCTGTGCTGGCGCGGCACCAGACCCAGCGCCGCTGACACGTCGCGCCCCCGCCGGAAAGCCTTGCCATCGCCCACCTGGCCGACAAAGACGCTGGCCACGATCGGTCCGAATCCCGGCACGGCCTGCAAGCGCCTGCAACGCTCGTCCTGACGGCTGGTTTGCTCAATCTGACCAGTGTAGAAGTCAATGTGGCCCTCTAACTCGACAAGCTGGTCATAACCCCGCTTCAGGAGGCCGCGAAACAGGGTGCTCAGGCCGTTTTCAGCGTCTTCCAGCAACTGCGG contains the following coding sequences:
- a CDS encoding IS110 family transposase; translation: MKITTVGLDLAKSVFHVVCFDASHHEVGKRMLRRSEVMKYFSHLEPCRVAMEACAGAHYWGRELQRLGHRVKLIAPQFVKPYVQGNKNDYNDARAIAEAATRPAMRAVSIKSVEQQDIQALHRLRAQRIKERTALCNQLRALVAEYGLVMNKGVASVRRAVPQLLEDAENGLSTLFRGLLKRGYDQLVELEGHIDFYTGQIEQTSRQDERCRRLQAVPGFGPIVASVFVGQVGDGKAFRRGRDVSAALGLVPRQHSSGGKEVLLGISKKGDGYLRSLLVHGARSVVLHAKAKDDKLSQWINRLCERRGINKTAVALANKLARMGWALLRNDTKYCPA